CCAGGAATATTTCGGGAACAAATCCGCACCTGATAATGCCCCGGCATATTTCATATGGGATGAATCAAGCGGCAAATGGGTCCAAAGAAACATCCATACCGCCATGCATCAAAAAGGATTCCTGGTTTCGTTTAAAGACAGCAAAACGCGATACCAAACAAATCCAGAATCCACAGCCTGGCTTCGTTGCCAGCCCAATCCTGCAAAAGGATCCTGCAGCATTATCTACTATGTCTCCAGGGAAACACAAATCAGCCTGAAAGCTTATGATTTGCATGGCAACCCCTTGAAAGAACTCTATGAAGGATTTTGTCGGCAAGGACAATATGAAATAAGCTGGGATATGCATGATCAAAAGGGTGCTATGCTGCCCCCGGGGATCTATTATATCCGCTTGCAATCCGGAATATTTTCCGAAAGCCGGAAAGTGATCAAACTTTAAAGAAAACTACCAATGCAAATCATAATTATACGATCAGCCCTTATTATCCTGCTGTTATCTTTTTCCCATTTTTCCCCCGGGCAGGTAATAACAGTAAAGCAGGATGGCAGCGGGGATTTTACCCTCATACAGCAAGCCATCGACAGCGCCCAGAACGGGGATACCATCCTGGTTTGGCCCGGGGTGTATGTGGAAAACCTTTTTGTGATTGAAAAAGGGATTACCCTGGGCAGTCTCACCATGACCACCGGAGATTCATCCTATATTTCTCAAACGGTGATTGATGGGAATAAAACCGGTAGCTGTATTGCATTTTACTACACCTATTTCGCATGTGAGATTAATGGTTTTACCCTGACCAACGGAAAAGGGGTTCCAGGTTTTGGTAACGGAGGAGGTATCTATATGGACAATACCATCCTGTTAAAGGTAAGCAACTGCTATATTCATAAGAACAATCACGTTTCCAAGGGAGGTGGGATATATTGTATTGAAAGCGAACTGTATCTTTCCTCCACAACCATTACAGACAATTATGCACTCGGCAGGGGCGGAGGTCTTGTTATTGGAAGATCCGATGTTCATTTTGACAGCATCAACCGTTGCAGCATATATTTGAACTATGCATCCCAGGGGTGCGATATTAGTAAATCCGGTGATGAATTTTTATCGCTAAAGCTGGATACATTCACCGTAGCAAACCCCGACCGGCATTTTATTTCAAATTACCAGCATGAGAATATTTTTGATAATATTGAGCTGGATGCCCTAAACACTGTCATCCAGCCGGTGAACAGCAACCTGTATGTAGATCCACAAGGCAGCAATGAAAACAGCGGGCTGAGCCCGCAGGAGCCACTCAAGAACATTCATTATGCCCTGCTAAAAATAAGGCCCGATACCATCGATCCTAAAACCATCTACCTTGCCAATGGCACTTATGCCCGTTCTACCGGTGAAAAATGGCCCTTCGGTTTAAGAAGCTATGTCAGCATTGAAGGGGAAAGCAAAGACTCTACCATACTGGATGGGGAAAATAATGAAACCATGTTTGTTGCATATGAGTTAACAAATGATTATAGTATTTCAAATATCTCTTTCATAAATGCCAACAGCAATTACACCACCCGGGTCGGGGTTTTTAATATTTATAACAATAGCAATGTTCTATTTGACAACCTGTTGTTTAAAAATAACAAAGGATGGGTCAGAAGTGCTTTTAGCATAGGAAAGTCAAATGATACGCACTTCAAGAACATAACAGTCACCGAAAACATTGGCGGTGTGGCTGTCATGTGTGGCACGGGCCCTGATTCCGCGCTGGTATTATACGATGCCGACACGGTCTGGTTCGAAAACTGCAGGTTTCATCATAATCTGCCTGATTATGATACTACCACGACCGCATACGGGGGTGGCCTTGCCATTTCAGGATTCAGTCTGTACCCGGATTCCCTTACGGCTTATATTATGAACTGTGAGTTTTCTGAAAACATCAAAAATTATGAATCAGGGCCTGGCACTTCGGCTCTGGGAACAATATTCGGATCAAAAGCTTTTGTTGTAAATTCCACCATTGGCAACAATACTAGTACAGGAGAACTTGGTGCAAGCATCAGCGCTTCATATGATTCCGAAATGAACATTTACAACTCCATCATTAACGGAAACTACCCGGCACAGCTTTTCATGATCAATGATGCCGGCCAGCAGTCCGATCTTTACATTTACAACTCCCTTATCCAGAACGGAATGTTCGGCATAAAAGTTTACTCTGCAGGCAACAACATATATTACGATGATTCCA
The window above is part of the Bacteroidota bacterium genome. Proteins encoded here:
- a CDS encoding right-handed parallel beta-helix repeat-containing protein — its product is MQIIIIRSALIILLLSFSHFSPGQVITVKQDGSGDFTLIQQAIDSAQNGDTILVWPGVYVENLFVIEKGITLGSLTMTTGDSSYISQTVIDGNKTGSCIAFYYTYFACEINGFTLTNGKGVPGFGNGGGIYMDNTILLKVSNCYIHKNNHVSKGGGIYCIESELYLSSTTITDNYALGRGGGLVIGRSDVHFDSINRCSIYLNYASQGCDISKSGDEFLSLKLDTFTVANPDRHFISNYQHENIFDNIELDALNTVIQPVNSNLYVDPQGSNENSGLSPQEPLKNIHYALLKIRPDTIDPKTIYLANGTYARSTGEKWPFGLRSYVSIEGESKDSTILDGENNETMFVAYELTNDYSISNISFINANSNYTTRVGVFNIYNNSNVLFDNLLFKNNKGWVRSAFSIGKSNDTHFKNITVTENIGGVAVMCGTGPDSALVLYDADTVWFENCRFHHNLPDYDTTTTAYGGGLAISGFSLYPDSLTAYIMNCEFSENIKNYESGPGTSALGTIFGSKAFVVNSTIGNNTSTGELGASISASYDSEMNIYNSIINGNYPAQLFMINDAGQQSDLYIYNSLIQNGMFGIKVYSAGNNIYYDDSNIEGDPMWDTAGIFPYMLTAASPCINAGTLDLSDPIQLPETDLAGNPRVYNGQIDMGAYEYGPWVGILEIPQKTTGIIISASPNPFFFETTIRYESQDEGIHAIYVYDLSGKRKATLAEFYSLPCKGTFVWDGTDDTGIALASGVYVIEMSIDGIGTCTKKVVKR